A single region of the Streptomyces sp. NBC_01262 genome encodes:
- a CDS encoding iron-containing alcohol dehydrogenase family protein produces MPVLTRLIPSPVVVDIRTGALDDLAEILADQRISSSGRLAVAVSGGSGRALRDRLAGALPGADWYEVAGGTIDGAVKLADQMRGKRYDAVVGLGGGKIIDVAKYAAARVGLPIVAVATNLAHDGLCSPVSTLDNDNGRGSYGVPGPIGVVIDLDVIREAPVRYVRSGIGDIISNISAVADWELSNRVNGEQIDGLAAAMARSAGESVLRHPGGVGDDAFLTVLAEALVLSGIAISISGDTRPSSGACHEISHAFDLLHPKRAAAHGEQVGIGAAFAMFLRGATEDSGLFADVLRRHGLPVTPGEIGFSDEEFVKAVQYAPQTRPGRYTILEHLELTTDQIRDAYADYVKTISS; encoded by the coding sequence ATGCCGGTACTGACCAGGCTCATCCCCTCCCCGGTCGTCGTCGACATCCGCACCGGCGCGCTGGACGACCTGGCGGAGATCCTCGCCGACCAGCGCATCTCCAGCTCCGGCCGGCTGGCCGTGGCGGTCAGCGGCGGCTCCGGCCGGGCCCTGCGCGACCGGCTGGCCGGCGCCCTGCCCGGCGCCGACTGGTACGAGGTCGCCGGCGGCACCATCGACGGCGCCGTCAAGCTGGCCGACCAGATGCGCGGCAAGCGCTACGACGCCGTGGTCGGCCTCGGCGGCGGCAAGATCATCGACGTCGCCAAGTACGCGGCCGCCCGGGTCGGCCTGCCGATCGTGGCGGTTGCCACCAACCTCGCGCACGACGGCCTCTGCTCGCCCGTGTCCACCCTGGACAACGACAACGGGCGCGGCTCCTACGGCGTACCCGGCCCGATAGGGGTGGTCATCGACCTGGACGTGATCCGGGAGGCCCCGGTCCGCTATGTGCGCTCCGGCATCGGCGACATCATCTCCAACATCTCCGCCGTCGCGGACTGGGAGCTGTCCAACCGGGTCAACGGCGAGCAGATCGACGGACTCGCCGCCGCCATGGCCCGCTCGGCCGGCGAGTCGGTGCTGCGCCACCCCGGCGGCGTCGGCGACGACGCCTTCCTGACCGTCCTGGCCGAGGCACTGGTGCTGTCCGGCATCGCGATCTCCATCAGCGGGGACACCCGCCCGTCGTCCGGCGCCTGCCACGAGATCAGCCACGCCTTCGACCTCCTGCACCCCAAGCGCGCCGCCGCCCACGGCGAGCAGGTCGGGATCGGCGCCGCCTTCGCGATGTTCCTGCGCGGCGCCACAGAGGACTCCGGACTCTTCGCCGACGTACTGCGCCGCCACGGGCTGCCCGTCACACCCGGCGAAATCGGCTTCTCCGACGAAGAGTTCGTCAAGGCCGTCCAATACGCACCACAAACCCGTCCAGGCCGCTACACGATCCTGGAACACCTTGAGCTCACCACCGACCAGATCAGGGACGCATACGCCGACTATGTCAAGACCATCAGTAGCTGA
- a CDS encoding CDP-alcohol phosphatidyltransferase family protein: MSRPSVAELRPIVHPGGIKDRRNGEHWAGRMYMREISLRCTRFLINSPLSANQYTGLMIVAGVAAGAALLIPGLAGAVLGALLIQLYLLLDCVDGELARYRKQTSITGVYLDRVGHYLSEAALLVGLGVRAADIFHRDGGTTQWGWAFLGTLAALGAILIKAETDLVDVARSRSGLPAVEDSASAPRSSGLALARRAAAALKFHRLVGGVEASLVILAAGIADMIHGDLLFTRIAVAALAAIAVLQTVLHLVSILASSRLR, encoded by the coding sequence ATGTCAAGACCATCAGTAGCTGAGCTGCGCCCGATCGTTCACCCGGGCGGCATCAAGGACCGGCGGAACGGCGAGCACTGGGCCGGGCGCATGTACATGCGTGAGATCTCGCTGCGCTGCACCCGCTTCCTCATCAACTCGCCGCTCAGCGCCAACCAGTACACCGGTCTGATGATCGTCGCCGGTGTGGCGGCCGGCGCGGCGCTGCTGATCCCCGGACTCGCCGGGGCGGTGCTCGGCGCGCTGCTGATCCAGCTCTACCTGCTGCTGGACTGCGTGGACGGCGAGCTGGCCCGCTACCGCAAGCAGACCTCGATCACCGGCGTCTACCTGGACCGGGTGGGTCACTACCTGTCCGAGGCGGCGCTGCTGGTCGGTCTGGGCGTGCGCGCGGCGGACATCTTCCACCGGGACGGCGGCACCACCCAGTGGGGCTGGGCCTTCCTGGGCACGCTCGCCGCGCTCGGCGCGATCCTGATCAAGGCCGAGACCGACCTGGTGGACGTGGCCCGCTCCCGCAGCGGCCTGCCCGCCGTCGAGGACTCCGCGTCCGCGCCGCGCTCGTCCGGCCTGGCGCTGGCCCGCAGGGCCGCCGCCGCGCTGAAGTTCCACCGCCTGGTGGGCGGCGTCGAGGCCTCGCTGGTGATCCTGGCCGCCGGGATCGCCGACATGATCCACGGCGACCTGCTGTTCACCCGGATCGCCGTCGCCGCGCTCGCCGCCATAGCGGTGCTGCAGACCGTGCTGCACCTGGTGAGCATCCTGGCGTCGAGCAGGCTGCGGTGA
- a CDS encoding cation diffusion facilitator family transporter: MGAGHSHGGGHSHGHSHSHAPGGTAAAAHLRPLRIALGITLLVLATEVVGSAVTGSLALLADAGHMATDAAGIAMSLVAIHFANRPPSERRTFGLARAEILSAVVNAVLLFGVGAYIFYEAVSRLITPSEVEGGLTVVFGLIGMAANSVSLVLLMRGQRESLNVRGAFLEVMADALGSLAVVVAAVVIMTTGWQQADPVASILIGLMIVPRTWKLLREAVDVLLEAAPKDVDMADVRQHILALPGVEDLHDLHVWTITSGMPVLSAHVVVRQEALDSVGHEKMLHALQGCLGDHFDVEHCTFQLEPAGHAEHEARLCH; encoded by the coding sequence ATGGGGGCAGGGCACTCGCACGGGGGCGGGCACTCGCACGGGCACTCCCACTCGCACGCACCCGGCGGCACGGCCGCCGCCGCGCACCTGCGGCCGTTGCGCATCGCCCTGGGGATCACCCTGCTGGTGCTGGCGACCGAGGTCGTCGGCAGCGCCGTCACCGGCTCGCTCGCGCTGCTCGCGGACGCGGGCCACATGGCCACCGACGCGGCCGGTATCGCGATGTCGCTCGTGGCGATCCACTTCGCGAACCGCCCGCCCAGCGAGCGCCGCACCTTCGGCCTCGCGCGGGCCGAGATCCTCTCGGCGGTGGTCAACGCGGTGCTGCTGTTCGGCGTCGGGGCGTACATCTTCTACGAAGCCGTGAGCCGGCTGATCACCCCGTCCGAGGTGGAGGGCGGGCTCACGGTCGTCTTCGGCCTGATCGGCATGGCCGCGAACTCGGTGTCGCTGGTGCTGCTGATGCGCGGCCAGCGCGAGAGCCTCAACGTCCGCGGCGCCTTCCTGGAGGTCATGGCGGACGCCCTCGGCTCACTCGCGGTGGTCGTGGCAGCCGTGGTGATCATGACGACGGGGTGGCAGCAGGCCGACCCGGTGGCGTCGATCCTGATCGGGCTGATGATCGTGCCGCGTACGTGGAAGCTGCTGCGGGAAGCCGTGGACGTACTGCTGGAGGCGGCGCCGAAGGACGTGGACATGGCGGACGTGCGGCAGCACATCCTGGCGCTGCCGGGGGTGGAGGATCTGCACGACCTGCATGTGTGGACGATCACCTCCGGGATGCCGGTGCTGTCGGCGCATGTCGTGGTCCGGCAGGAGGCGCTGGACTCCGTCGGGCACGAGAAGATGCTGCACGCTCTGCAGGGGTGCCTGGGGGACCATTTCGACGTGGAGCACTGCACGTTCCAGCTGGAACCAGCGGGACACGCGGAGCATGAGGCACGGCTGTGCCACTGA
- the idi gene encoding isopentenyl-diphosphate Delta-isomerase, with amino-acid sequence MPTSPATDRPGVSSGPSANGSAAPILLELVDEAGVTIGTAEKLSAHQAPGQLHRAFSVFLFDDEGRLLLQRRAMGKYHSPGVWSNTCCGHPYPGEPPFVAAARRTAEELGAPPALLREGGTVRYNHPDPASGLVEQEYNHLFVGLVHDQLRPDPGEIGEISFVTPVDLEELRETGPFSAWFPTVLEAAMPAIRELTADAGW; translated from the coding sequence ATGCCAACCAGTCCCGCCACCGATCGGCCCGGCGTCTCCTCGGGCCCCTCCGCCAATGGCTCCGCCGCCCCGATTCTCCTCGAACTGGTCGACGAGGCCGGCGTGACGATCGGGACGGCCGAGAAGCTGTCGGCGCACCAGGCACCGGGGCAGCTGCATCGCGCGTTCTCCGTCTTTCTCTTCGACGACGAGGGCAGGCTGCTGCTGCAGCGCCGGGCGATGGGCAAGTACCACTCCCCCGGTGTGTGGTCCAACACCTGCTGCGGCCACCCCTACCCCGGCGAGCCGCCGTTCGTCGCGGCCGCCCGCCGTACGGCGGAGGAGCTGGGCGCGCCGCCCGCGCTGCTGCGCGAGGGGGGCACGGTCCGCTACAACCACCCGGACCCGGCGTCGGGGCTGGTGGAGCAGGAGTACAACCACCTGTTCGTGGGTCTGGTGCACGACCAGCTGCGCCCCGATCCGGGCGAGATCGGGGAGATCTCCTTCGTCACGCCGGTCGATCTGGAGGAACTGCGGGAGACCGGGCCGTTCTCGGCCTGGTTCCCGACGGTGCTGGAGGCGGCCATGCCCGCGATCCGCGAACTGACGGCGGACGCGGGCTGGTAG
- the galE gene encoding UDP-glucose 4-epimerase GalE: MTWLITGGAGYIGAHVVQAMTRAGDRVVVYDDGSAGVPERIPSDVPMVTGSTLDRAALDRVIAEHGVTGVVHLAARKQVGESVERPLYYYRENLGGLGTLLEAVAAAGVRRFLFSSSAAVYGLPDVPLVTEDTPCLPMSPYGETKLAGEWLVRAAGRAHGISTACLRYLNVAGAATPELADTGVFNIVPLVFDRLTRGEAPQIFGDDYPTPDGTCIRDYIHVEDLADAHLAVARRLSDPSVSGDLTVNIGRGEGVSVREFIDLILDVTGHTGVAPVVIPRRPGDPARVVASCDLIRKELGWSATRDAREMVDSAWQGWLLHHPEARRG; encoded by the coding sequence ATGACGTGGCTGATCACAGGCGGGGCCGGATACATCGGAGCTCACGTGGTGCAGGCGATGACCCGGGCCGGTGATCGCGTGGTGGTCTACGACGACGGCTCGGCCGGTGTCCCGGAGCGGATCCCCTCCGACGTCCCCATGGTGACCGGATCCACACTCGACCGCGCGGCCCTGGACCGGGTCATCGCCGAGCACGGGGTGACCGGAGTCGTCCACCTCGCGGCGCGCAAGCAGGTCGGCGAATCCGTCGAGCGGCCGCTCTACTACTACCGCGAGAACCTCGGCGGCCTCGGCACGCTCCTGGAGGCCGTCGCGGCCGCCGGCGTCCGCCGCTTCCTCTTCTCCTCCTCCGCCGCCGTCTACGGTCTCCCGGACGTCCCCCTCGTCACCGAGGACACCCCCTGTCTGCCGATGAGCCCCTACGGCGAGACCAAGCTCGCCGGCGAGTGGCTCGTACGGGCCGCCGGCCGGGCGCACGGCATCTCCACCGCCTGCCTGCGCTACCTCAACGTGGCCGGCGCGGCCACGCCCGAGCTGGCCGACACCGGGGTTTTCAACATCGTCCCGCTGGTCTTCGACCGCCTCACCCGGGGCGAGGCCCCGCAGATCTTCGGTGACGACTATCCGACGCCCGACGGCACGTGCATCCGCGACTACATCCACGTCGAGGATCTGGCCGACGCGCACCTCGCGGTGGCGCGGCGCCTTTCGGACCCGTCCGTCTCCGGCGACCTGACCGTGAACATCGGCCGGGGCGAGGGCGTCTCCGTCCGCGAGTTCATCGACCTCATCCTCGATGTCACCGGTCACACCGGCGTGGCCCCTGTCGTCATCCCCCGCCGCCCCGGCGACCCCGCCCGCGTCGTCGCCTCCTGCGACCTCATCCGCAAGGAACTCGGCTGGTCCGCGACCCGCGACGCCCGCGAGATGGTCGACTCCGCGTGGCAGGGCTGGCTCCTGCACCACCCCGAGGCCCGGCGCGGCTGA
- a CDS encoding glycosyltransferase family 2 protein, with the protein MGTRPQELQDLLDSVAKQHGPAIEIAVVGNGSPLPELPDGVRAVELPENLGIPGGRNVGIEAFGPGGSDVDVLLFLDDDGLLPNADTGELVREAFAADPRLGIISFRIADPETGTTQRRHVPRLRAADPMRSSRVTTFLGGASAVRTKVIEQVGGLPAEFFYAHEETDLAWRALDAGWLIDYRSDMVLYHPLTAPSRHAVYHRMVARNRVWLARRNLPWPLVPAYLGSWLLLTLLRRPSGPALRAWFGGFREGLTTECGPRRPMKWRTVWRLTRLGRPPII; encoded by the coding sequence ATGGGCACCCGCCCCCAGGAGCTCCAGGACCTGCTGGACTCGGTCGCCAAGCAGCACGGCCCCGCGATCGAGATAGCAGTGGTCGGAAACGGCTCCCCGCTGCCAGAGCTGCCGGACGGCGTGCGCGCGGTGGAGCTGCCCGAGAACCTGGGCATCCCCGGCGGCCGCAACGTCGGCATAGAGGCCTTCGGCCCCGGCGGCTCCGACGTCGACGTCCTGCTGTTCCTGGACGACGACGGGCTGCTGCCCAACGCGGACACCGGCGAGCTGGTCCGCGAGGCCTTCGCCGCCGACCCGCGACTGGGCATCATCAGCTTCCGGATCGCCGACCCGGAGACCGGCACCACCCAGCGCCGCCACGTGCCCCGGCTGCGCGCGGCCGACCCGATGCGCTCCTCGCGCGTCACCACCTTCCTCGGCGGCGCGAGCGCGGTGCGCACCAAGGTGATCGAGCAGGTCGGCGGCCTCCCGGCGGAGTTCTTCTACGCCCACGAGGAGACCGACCTGGCCTGGCGGGCGCTCGACGCCGGCTGGCTGATCGACTACCGCTCCGACATGGTCCTGTACCACCCGCTGACCGCCCCCAGCCGGCACGCGGTCTACCACCGCATGGTGGCCCGCAACCGGGTGTGGCTGGCCCGCCGCAACCTGCCCTGGCCCCTGGTCCCGGCCTACCTCGGCAGCTGGCTGCTGCTGACCCTGCTGCGCCGCCCCTCCGGCCCCGCGCTCAGGGCCTGGTTCGGCGGTTTCCGGGAGGGCCTGACCACCGAGTGCGGGCCTCGCCGGCCCATGAAATGGCGTACGGTGTGGCGCCTCACCCGATTGGGACGACCCCCGATCATCTGA
- a CDS encoding ABC transporter permease, with protein sequence MSETTHDGAVAVGAPVAHSASGGLPPAELAAKYGLAVSGARPRLGEYVTQLWARRHFISAFARAKVHAQYTTARLGQLWQVMTPLLNAAVYYLIFGLLLGTDRGIDNFIAFLVTGIFIFTFTQSSVLAGTKAISGNLGLVRALHFPRASMPIAMTLVQLQQLLMSMLVLLAIVLMTGEIPALSWLLAVPALLLQSVFNAGLAMTVARMGSKMTDLSQLMPFILRTWMYMSGVMYSISHVTAGAPYFVKLLLDVNPAAVYIDLMRFALIDSFTSAQLPSHVWALAVIWAVVAGVGGFVYFWKAEEQYGRG encoded by the coding sequence GTGAGTGAGACAACCCACGACGGCGCGGTCGCCGTCGGCGCCCCTGTGGCGCACTCGGCCTCCGGCGGCCTGCCGCCGGCCGAGCTGGCGGCCAAATACGGCCTCGCCGTCAGCGGGGCCCGCCCCCGCCTGGGCGAGTACGTCACCCAACTGTGGGCGCGGCGGCACTTCATCTCGGCCTTCGCCCGGGCCAAGGTGCACGCGCAGTACACGACGGCCAGGCTCGGCCAGCTGTGGCAGGTCATGACCCCGCTGCTCAACGCGGCGGTCTACTACCTGATCTTCGGCCTGCTGCTCGGCACCGACCGGGGCATCGACAACTTCATCGCCTTCCTGGTCACCGGCATCTTCATCTTCACCTTCACCCAGTCCTCGGTGCTCGCCGGCACCAAGGCGATCTCCGGCAACCTGGGGCTGGTGCGGGCGCTGCACTTCCCCAGGGCTTCGATGCCGATCGCCATGACCCTGGTCCAGCTGCAGCAGCTGCTGATGTCGATGCTGGTGCTCCTGGCCATCGTCCTGATGACCGGCGAGATCCCCGCCCTGTCCTGGCTGCTCGCCGTCCCCGCGCTGCTGCTGCAGAGCGTCTTCAACGCGGGCCTGGCCATGACGGTGGCCCGTATGGGCAGCAAGATGACCGACCTCTCGCAGCTGATGCCGTTCATCCTGCGCACCTGGATGTACATGTCTGGTGTCATGTACAGCATCAGCCACGTCACCGCCGGCGCCCCGTACTTCGTCAAGCTGCTGCTCGACGTGAATCCGGCGGCCGTCTACATCGACCTGATGCGCTTCGCCCTCATCGACAGCTTCACCTCCGCCCAGCTGCCCTCGCACGTCTGGGCCCTGGCCGTGATCTGGGCGGTCGTCGCGGGCGTCGGAGGATTCGTGTACTTCTGGAAGGCAGAGGAGCAGTACGGCCGTGGCTGA
- a CDS encoding ABC transporter permease: protein MDSVNRFFAAWRVARRIIALTFRARLEYRAEFLMNVGIGIVWQVSIIVFATVLLGRFPGMGGWPSDAVLLIAAMRMLSHGLFVLFFGRVYFLSLFVQEGFVDGFLLRPMPVHRQVQLAYFPTNAIGDLLVGVSMFTGAVWSIDLDWTLPRIGYVIAGLLGGMLMEAAIFTSLSSLHLRFPAAQAWSIWTEELLATFGNYPLKILPGVISGAFTFLLPLAFIAYFPAAVLTGHTSGLGVPAAVAAAAPLIALAAYVGSRYLWNWSLRHYTGVNG, encoded by the coding sequence ATGGATTCCGTGAATCGCTTCTTCGCCGCCTGGCGGGTCGCCCGGCGGATCATCGCGCTGACCTTCCGGGCCCGACTGGAGTACCGCGCCGAGTTCCTGATGAATGTCGGCATCGGCATCGTCTGGCAGGTGTCGATCATCGTCTTCGCCACCGTGCTGCTCGGCCGCTTCCCCGGGATGGGCGGCTGGCCCAGCGACGCGGTGCTGCTGATCGCGGCGATGCGGATGCTCAGCCACGGGCTGTTCGTGCTGTTCTTCGGCCGGGTCTACTTCCTCTCGCTCTTCGTCCAGGAGGGGTTCGTCGACGGCTTCCTGCTGCGGCCGATGCCGGTGCACCGGCAGGTGCAGCTCGCGTACTTCCCCACCAACGCGATCGGCGATCTGCTGGTGGGCGTCTCCATGTTCACCGGCGCGGTGTGGAGCATCGACCTGGACTGGACGCTGCCCCGGATCGGCTACGTCATCGCCGGGCTGCTCGGCGGGATGCTCATGGAGGCCGCGATCTTCACCTCGCTGTCCAGCCTGCATCTGCGCTTCCCCGCCGCGCAGGCCTGGAGCATCTGGACCGAGGAACTGCTGGCCACCTTCGGCAACTACCCGCTGAAGATCCTGCCCGGGGTGATCAGCGGCGCCTTCACCTTCCTGCTCCCGCTGGCCTTCATCGCCTACTTCCCCGCCGCCGTCCTCACCGGCCACACCTCCGGCCTCGGCGTCCCCGCCGCCGTCGCCGCGGCCGCGCCCCTGATCGCCCTCGCGGCCTACGTCGGGTCCCGCTACCTGTGGAACTGGAGCCTGCGGCACTACACGGGTGTCAACGGCTAG
- a CDS encoding ABC transporter ATP-binding protein — MHTGTTGEKIPTVIADDVHIVYRVHGAGTSKGSAVSALSRIVTRKDNPNVRKVHAVRGVSFTAYRGEAIGLIGSNGSGKSTLLRAIAGLLPPESGKVYTEGQPSLLGVNAALMNDLTGERNVILGGLAMGMTQDEIRERYQDIVDFSGINDKGDFISLPMRTYSSGMAARLRFSIAAAKTHDVLMIDEALATGDGRFRKRSEARIRELRKEAGTVFLVSHSNSSIRDTCDRVLWLEKGELRMDGLTEDVLAAYEEFTSK, encoded by the coding sequence ATGCACACCGGGACCACCGGCGAGAAGATCCCCACCGTCATCGCGGACGACGTGCACATCGTCTACCGCGTCCACGGCGCCGGAACCAGCAAGGGCAGCGCGGTCTCCGCCCTCTCCCGCATCGTCACCCGCAAGGACAACCCCAACGTCCGCAAGGTGCACGCGGTGCGCGGCGTCAGCTTCACCGCCTACCGCGGCGAGGCCATCGGCCTCATCGGCTCCAACGGCTCCGGCAAGTCCACCCTCCTGCGTGCCATCGCCGGCCTCCTGCCGCCCGAGAGCGGCAAGGTCTACACCGAGGGCCAGCCCTCCCTGCTGGGCGTCAACGCCGCCCTCATGAACGACCTCACCGGCGAGCGCAACGTCATCCTCGGCGGCCTCGCGATGGGCATGACCCAGGACGAGATCCGCGAGCGCTACCAGGACATCGTCGACTTCTCCGGCATCAACGACAAGGGCGACTTCATCTCCCTCCCCATGCGGACGTACTCCTCCGGCATGGCCGCCCGCCTGCGCTTCTCCATCGCCGCCGCCAAAACCCACGACGTCCTCATGATCGACGAGGCCCTCGCCACCGGCGACGGCCGCTTCCGCAAGCGCTCCGAGGCCCGCATCCGCGAACTCCGCAAGGAAGCCGGCACCGTCTTCCTCGTCAGCCACAGCAACAGCTCCATCCGCGACACCTGCGACCGCGTCCTGTGGCTGGAAAAGGGCGAACTGCGCATGGACGGCCTGACGGAGGACGTCCTGGCGGCGTACGAGGAATTCACTTCTAAATAG
- a CDS encoding phosphocholine cytidylyltransferase family protein: protein MIGLVLAAGAGRRLRPYTDTLPKALVPVCRPEGGEAARTVLDLTLANFAEVGLTDAAIVVGYRKEAVYERRAALEAKYGVKLHLVENDKAEEWNNAYSLWCARDVIKEGVILANGDTVHPVSVEKTLLAAQGNGQRIILALDTVKHLADEEMKVVADPATGVRRITKLMEPSEATGEYIGVTLIEPAAAAELADALRTTYERDPQLYYEDGYQELVNRGFQVDVAPIGELTWVEIDNHDDLSRAREIACRY, encoded by the coding sequence ATGATCGGCCTCGTGCTCGCGGCCGGCGCCGGACGGCGTCTGCGTCCCTACACCGACACCCTGCCCAAGGCCCTGGTGCCGGTTTGCCGCCCCGAGGGTGGAGAAGCTGCGCGAACCGTCCTGGACCTCACGCTCGCCAACTTCGCCGAGGTCGGCCTGACCGACGCCGCCATCGTCGTCGGCTACCGCAAGGAAGCGGTGTACGAGCGCCGGGCGGCCCTGGAAGCGAAGTACGGCGTCAAGCTCCACCTCGTCGAGAACGACAAGGCCGAGGAGTGGAACAACGCCTACTCCCTCTGGTGCGCCCGTGACGTCATCAAGGAAGGCGTCATCCTCGCCAACGGCGACACCGTGCACCCGGTCTCCGTCGAGAAGACCCTGCTCGCCGCCCAGGGCAACGGGCAGCGGATCATCCTCGCCCTCGACACGGTCAAGCACCTCGCCGACGAGGAGATGAAGGTCGTCGCCGACCCCGCCACGGGCGTGCGGCGGATCACCAAGCTCATGGAGCCCTCCGAGGCAACCGGCGAGTACATCGGCGTCACCCTGATCGAGCCCGCCGCGGCCGCCGAGCTGGCCGACGCGCTGAGGACCACGTACGAGCGCGACCCGCAGCTCTACTACGAGGACGGCTACCAGGAGCTCGTCAACCGCGGCTTCCAGGTCGACGTCGCGCCCATCGGCGAGCTGACCTGGGTCGAGATCGACAACCATGACGACCTCAGCCGGGCCAGGGAGATCGCATGCCGGTACTGA
- a CDS encoding DUF5941 domain-containing protein, whose translation MGHVHSLRLALTDPRFDAAAVTGAVAVQAAARPALARAAADLPDARADELTARLDADGVAVHRPELGVLVAAVPIGEAEREKAAAAVAEVDDEAVRLRSAVKSRDGFFTTHFVSPYSRYLARWCARRGLTPNQVTTASLLVALIAAACAATGTRPGYVAAGVLLIASFVLDCTDGQLARYSLQYSTLGAWLDATFDRAKEYAYYAGLALGAARSGDDVWALALGAMVLQTCRHVVDFAFNEANHDATANTSPTAALSDKLDSVGWTVWVRRMIVLPIGERWALIAVLTATTTPRITFIVLIAGCSFAACYTTAGRVLRSLARRANRTDRAAQALAELADSGPLAEGVAAAAKGLARRLPGFTAPAVAILGAAAVVATSAFAPVGSWWPALAALVYAATSGLAVARPLKGSLDWLVPPVFRAGEYTTILVLAAVSGVNGALPAAFGLVAAVAYHHYDTVYRIRGGTGAPPRALVRAIGGHEGRTLLVTVACAAAAGDHGLTVALTALAVVLALVVLIESIRFWVSSGAPAVHDETGEPA comes from the coding sequence GTGGGCCATGTCCACTCCCTGCGCCTCGCCCTGACAGACCCGCGCTTCGACGCCGCCGCCGTCACCGGCGCCGTGGCGGTCCAGGCCGCCGCGCGGCCCGCGCTGGCCCGGGCGGCGGCGGATCTGCCGGACGCCAGGGCGGACGAACTCACGGCCCGCCTGGACGCCGACGGCGTCGCCGTCCACCGCCCCGAGCTGGGCGTCCTGGTGGCCGCCGTGCCGATCGGTGAGGCGGAGCGCGAGAAGGCCGCCGCGGCGGTGGCGGAGGTCGACGACGAGGCGGTGCGGCTGCGCAGCGCCGTGAAGTCCCGGGACGGCTTCTTCACCACGCACTTCGTCAGCCCCTACTCCCGCTACCTCGCCCGCTGGTGCGCCCGCCGCGGCCTGACCCCCAACCAGGTCACGACCGCCTCCCTGCTGGTCGCCCTGATCGCCGCCGCCTGCGCCGCCACCGGCACCCGCCCCGGCTACGTCGCCGCCGGCGTGCTGCTCATCGCGTCCTTCGTCCTGGACTGCACCGACGGCCAGCTGGCCCGCTACTCCCTCCAGTACTCCACCCTCGGCGCGTGGCTGGACGCGACCTTCGACCGGGCCAAGGAGTACGCGTACTACGCGGGCCTGGCGCTCGGCGCGGCCCGCAGCGGCGACGACGTCTGGGCCCTCGCGCTCGGCGCCATGGTGCTGCAGACCTGCCGCCATGTCGTCGACTTCGCCTTCAACGAGGCCAACCACGACGCCACCGCCAACACATCCCCCACCGCCGCCCTGTCCGACAAGCTGGACAGCGTCGGCTGGACGGTGTGGGTCCGCCGGATGATCGTGCTGCCGATCGGCGAGCGCTGGGCCCTCATAGCGGTGCTCACCGCCACCACTACCCCCCGCATCACCTTCATCGTGCTGATCGCCGGCTGCTCCTTCGCCGCCTGCTACACCACCGCCGGGCGCGTACTGCGCTCCCTGGCCCGCAGGGCGAACCGCACCGACCGCGCCGCCCAGGCCCTGGCCGAACTGGCCGACTCCGGGCCGCTCGCGGAGGGCGTCGCCGCCGCCGCGAAGGGCCTCGCCCGCCGCCTGCCGGGCTTCACCGCCCCCGCCGTCGCGATACTCGGCGCCGCCGCGGTGGTGGCCACCTCGGCCTTCGCCCCCGTCGGCAGCTGGTGGCCGGCGCTGGCGGCCCTGGTCTACGCGGCGACCTCCGGCCTGGCCGTCGCCCGGCCCCTGAAGGGCTCCCTGGACTGGCTGGTCCCGCCGGTCTTCCGCGCCGGGGAGTACACGACCATCCTGGTACTGGCAGCCGTCTCCGGGGTGAACGGCGCGTTGCCCGCCGCTTTCGGCCTGGTGGCCGCCGTCGCCTACCATCACTACGACACGGTGTACCGCATCCGTGGCGGGACCGGGGCGCCCCCGAGGGCCCTGGTGCGCGCGATCGGCGGACACGAGGGCCGGACGCTGCTGGTCACCGTCGCGTGCGCGGCGGCGGCCGGCGATCACGGCCTCACGGTCGCGCTGACGGCACTCGCCGTGGTGCTGGCCCTCGTGGTGCTCATCGAGAGCATCCGCTTCTGGGTGTCCTCAGGGGCACCCGCGGTACATGACGAAACTGGAGAACCCGCATGA